DNA sequence from the Candidatus Kaistella beijingensis genome:
TTTGTTATCGAAATTTAATACGAACAATACGGCTTCGCTGATAAAAATTGCAGCGACAAATGGTTTACTATGAAAAAAAAAATTGATTATTCGCCAGTTTTATTCGCCAATTGTCCGCAAGCTGCGTCAATATCTCCGCCTCTACTTCTTCTAACCATCACGGTAATTCCGGCTTTTGTGAGTTCACGAACATATTTTTCTTCCGCTGTAATGCTTCTATGGTCGAATTTTCCTTCACCAATTGGATTATATTGAATGAGGTTTACTTTGCTTGGAACTTGTCTGCAATACTTGATTAATGCTTTGATGTCTTCATCTTTGTCATTAATTCCGCCCCATACACAGTATTCGAAAGTGACGACATTTCCTGTTTTTTCATACCAATATTTTAGGGAATCCATGATTTCGGTTAGTGGAAATTTCTCTGAAAAAGGCATGATTTCGTTTCTTGTTTTCTCAACCGCAGAGTGTAATGAAAGCGCCAATTTCACCTTCAGATCTTCATCCGCCAACATTTTAATCATCTTCGGAATTCCCGATGTGGAAACGGTAATTCTTCGAGGTGACATTCCCAAACCTTCCGGTTTTGTTATTTTTCGGATGGCTTCAACCACGTTTTTGTAGTTCATCATTGGTTCTCCCATTCCCATGAACACAATATTTGAAAGAGGTCGGTCGAAATATAGTTTGCTTTGTCGGTCAATTAAGGCAACCTGGTCCACAATTTCTGCAACTTCCAGATTTCGCATTCTTTTCAAACGTGCAGTTGCGCAGAATTCACAATTCAAAGAACAGCCGACCTGCGAAGAAACACAAGCTGTAGTACGAGTTTCTGTTGGAATTAAGACAGATTCTACTAAAAGTCCGTCGTGAAGTTTCACCCCGTTTTTAATTGTTCCGTCTGTAGATTTTTGCAATTGGTCAACCGAGATTGGATTAATGATATATTCTTGCGAAATTTTTTCCCGCAATTCTTTTGAAAGATTCGTCATTTCCTCGATGGAATGCAGATTTTTACTCCACAACCAATCGTAAACCTGCTTCGCGCGGAAAGGTTTTTCGCCGATTGTTGCAAAATAATCTTTAAGCTGTTCTAAACTTAATGTCCGAATATCTTTCATCGTTCCAAAGAGCAAAGTAAAAATTAAAAAGTAAAAAGAGTTAAGAGCTGTTACTTTGTATTATTCACTATTGCCCCAAAAATATTTTTTAATTCAGCACTTTCTTTTAAAAGCTTTTCTAAAGTTTCATCAGGTTTGTCCTCAAGCGCATTGATAACCCGAAGCCAATAATTTGATTCCCGTGCTTCCCGTAGCGATATTCTGCATTTATTCTTAAAATCGGCCCTGGAAGAACCGGCTTGGGACTCTTCGTAATTAGCGCCAAGTGAAG
Encoded proteins:
- the rlmN gene encoding 23S rRNA (adenine(2503)-C(2))-methyltransferase RlmN, with the translated sequence MKDIRTLSLEQLKDYFATIGEKPFRAKQVYDWLWSKNLHSIEEMTNLSKELREKISQEYIINPISVDQLQKSTDGTIKNGVKLHDGLLVESVLIPTETRTTACVSSQVGCSLNCEFCATARLKRMRNLEVAEIVDQVALIDRQSKLYFDRPLSNIVFMGMGEPMMNYKNVVEAIRKITKPEGLGMSPRRITVSTSGIPKMIKMLADEDLKVKLALSLHSAVEKTRNEIMPFSEKFPLTEIMDSLKYWYEKTGNVVTFEYCVWGGINDKDEDIKALIKYCRQVPSKVNLIQYNPIGEGKFDHRSITAEEKYVRELTKAGITVMVRRSRGGDIDAACGQLANKTGE
- a CDS encoding four helix bundle protein, which encodes MMKQNDLLERTFVFGIDCLKFLRQLPNDYEYRLIRFQLGKSATSLGANYEESQAGSSRADFKNKCRISLREARESNYWLRVINALEDKPDETLEKLLKESAELKNIFGAIVNNTK